The genomic region ATGCAAAACCACGACAGTTTAACTGTAGAAATAAGTTACTAGAATGAAATACatgaactaaaaaaaaaatcagtctacacgcaaaataacattttaactAAATACTAATGGGCATGTGTACCCCGATATGAGACCACTGAAAGGTCGACATTTTGGGAAAGCAGTTTGAATTATTGTGCGACATTGGAAACTATCCAGCTATGGTACTACAAAATACAGTGCCTAAAATCTGCCTAATAATTTAAAGCTCAAAAGGATTTTTATGTTCACTTTCATGGCCTTGTTCCTGGTAGATGCTACTTGTGCAAGAAAAATGTAATGCTTAAAGTTTAATTTTAGAATTCTAGTTACACAGTATTCATTTCAAATTGATTAAATGTACAAAACTACTGACCTTGCTGCAAACTGAATTATGCTACAAATGTAATAAGGTTCGTAATATTTCAACCGCTCAGAAGAGTTGTCTGACCTTCACGGCGCGGTACTGCTCGGCCGGGAACTTCTCGGTGCAGATGGGAGCCACAGGGATGTAGGCCTTTACCTGCTCCGTGTGCTGTAGGAGGAAGGGGAGGGAGTACATCCCGCTGAGAGACGggctcaccaccaccactggtCCCGTCTTCAggccctcacacacctgcctcagAAACTCACCGGGGGCCGGTTCGGCCACGGGGGCGGGGGCCTGCGCGCACTTGGACTGACCGAAACCTTCGACGAGCAGAGAACACACATTAATGTAACTGAACGCTCACGTTTATCTCCAGCGTGGGAAATCATGGACACGTATTGCTAAAGCAGCTTTTTAAATTATTACACACAAGCTGTAGGTTTGTGCAGGCGCGTCTTTATAATGTTAGATAAGCTTCATCACTGCTacgcagagccggagtggctaatcgacagattcgggaggattcccgatgggccggctcatgtcaatctctagtttgggccgattgggaggggaaaataattttgggccggatttgggcatgaaactcccgggctgaaaaagtgtcccactccggccctgctgcTACGTCACATCCATCTCAAGACAGTTAGAAGGACACGTGCTCAGGAGTAAGATGGACATTAACATGATGTCCGAGGACAAACATTTAGAGAAGTGTGAAATGTAGTCGCAGAAGAACAGCTGTCcgtttggagtgacgaggaaggataggatcagaaatgagtttattagaggatcagcacatgtagcatgttttggagataaagttagagaagcgagattgagatggtttggacatgtacagaggagggaggagaggtatattggtaggagggtcttgaggatggaacttccaggcaagaggaggagaggtagacctaagaggaggtttatggatgcagtggtagaggatatgagagtggctggtgtgtcagtggaggacactcagcacagggccagatggaggagtctgATCCGCTGTAGAACAGCTGTCCGTCTCCCTGCCCTTGTTAGAATCGTTTATAAGTAGGTAAATAAGAACTGTGTCACGTGATCTTTCTAAAAGTTACAGACTATCAAGCTGGGTCAAATAAAAATGACACGAAAACTACCGAGCACTGGTGCCGACGGTCCGGTTCACCTGGTAGATCCAGAGCGAGGGCGCGGTACCCCGCCGCGGCCAGAGTCTCCATAGTCCCGGTGTCGACCCAGTTCTGCGAGGAGAAGCGGATCCCGTGGAGGAGCAGCACACTGAGCTTGGCTGGTTCCGGGGGGGCAGCCTGGCGGTAGAAGAGCGGGCTGGACCCACATATGTCCACACTCACCGTCCCCTCACACATCTGGACCGACGACATCCTGCTAGTCTCCGTCAATTGGATTCAGACTCAATCAATTCTTGATAAATGCGCGATTTGGGCTCAAACTGTTAGTCTACGGACTCTAGAGCAAAGTTCAGGCTAGTGGACTCTGTCCTTATTAAACCCGAATAAAAATTCAAATGGCAAACAACAAACTTTTGTTAACTGAAGACCTCTTCTGAAAGTGTTACGTATGTCAAAATGTTACGTATGTCAAAATATCCGAAGGCTC from Brachyhypopomus gauderio isolate BG-103 chromosome 8, BGAUD_0.2, whole genome shotgun sequence harbors:
- the abhd14b gene encoding putative protein-lysine deacylase ABHD14B: MSSVQMCEGTVSVDICGSSPLFYRQAAPPEPAKLSVLLLHGIRFSSQNWVDTGTMETLAAAGYRALALDLPGFGQSKCAQAPAPVAEPAPGEFLRQVCEGLKTGPVVVVSPSLSGMYSLPFLLQHTEQVKAYIPVAPICTEKFPAEQYRAVKVPTLIVYGDQDTQLGEVTLRNLSNLSNHKVVVMKGAGHACYLDDPDTWHKSILEFLQTLT